acataatgaatattacataggcatattttccatgattacttaaccccttggttccaacactaCCCttcgagttgctccgccagcacttttcgcaaacctcacctctgactggaagcctgtggccaccaaaagccggcaatatagttctgaacacaggaaatttatcacaaatgaggtgctcgagtccatggagggcccaggtagtagTTGTTATAAACGGGGAGAAGccgcagatggtggttgactgcagccagacaatcaaccgcttcacgctcctggatgcgtacccccttccacagatcatggatgtggtgaatcagattgcccaataccatgtattttccaccattgtcttacgttcggcctatcatcagctcccgatccgccgagaagactGACCTTTCATGGCCTTCGAGGTGAATGgccggctgtatcaattcctcagggtaccctttggggtcccGAATGGTGTCGCGGCCTTCAggcgggaaatggaccagatggtgaaccagaacaggctgactgctactttcccgtatctggacaatgtcaccatctgcagccttgacatgcaggatcatgatgccaaccttgagaaattttttcagactgcaactcagctgcacttgacctacaatttcgacaagtgtgtcttccggaccactcggctcgcaattctgggctgtgtgctggagaacggggtggtcatgccggaacctgaccgcatgcgtccccttatGGATGCCCCCATCctacacccagaaggcactcaaacactgcctgggttttttctcttactatgcccaatgagttccacactatgccgacaaggcacagccactcatcaagaccacctccttccccctgtcaaccaaaCCCAGAGCGGCCTTcaaccgcatcaaatcggacatcgctgctgcaaagCTGCACGCCATCAACGAGTCCATTCTGTTCCAAGTTGAAAGCGATGCGTCTGATTTTGCACTGGCtgtcactttgaaccaggccggccagccagtagccttcttctccagaatccTCCAGGCTCCTgagagctgacactcctctgtcgagaaggaggcgcaggccatagtcgaagaagtatgtcgttggagacactacctcactggcaggcgctttacgctgctgactgaccaacgcgcgatctccttcatgtttagcaattcccatcgaggtaagatcaagaatgacaaaattgccaggtggagaatcgagctctccacctttaattatgacatactgtatcagccaggtaaactcaatgacccgccagatgcgctatccagggggacttgcaccaacatgcaactggacaggctacagaaactccacaaggagctctgtcatccaggggtcactaggtttgcgcacTTCATCAAATCTCACAACCTGCTCCACACGgtcaaggagattcgctccatgacccgggcctgcccagtgtgcgctaagtgcaagccccacttcttccatccggagaacacccacatcatcaagccacccgcccctttgagcatctcagcgtagacttcaaggggcccctaccgtcgaccaaccgtaacacctacatccttacggccatcggtGAGTATTCCCACTTCCAGTgtgctgtgccctgctcagacatgactgcctcctcagttataaaggccctgcacagcatcttcgccatcttcgggtaccccagttacatccacagtgacagggggtcctcgtttatgagcgcggagctgcggcagtaccttctggagcatggtattgctttaagcaggaccaccagctataacccacacagtaatgggcaagtcgaatgagagaatgccactgtctggaaagcggatgcgcttgccctctggtccaaaggtctccccacctctcgctggcaggatgtgctcactagtgccctacactccatccgctccctcctatgcaccgcaacCAAtaccaccccccatgaaaggatgttctctttcccgaggaaatctgagtcAGGTACGACCATACTGGCATGGCTCAAGGTTCCCtgtccagtccttttacgatgCCACATCCAGTACTCTAAGAAggaccccttggttgactgagtgactctgctccatgcaaacccacattatgcctacgttgagtacccagatggacgggaggacacagtctcggaaAGGAACCTAGCCCAAGCCCGGATCagatgcagcagtgcctttaacccaacctcccccattccttctcccccagatcatgtgcttgaacagatgGACCAGCAACactccaccagctcaggccagactgttgacaatggtgttggggaattgagcgaagcaatGGCCAGACCCTATAGGCCTTCTGGTGATACGACtctggcgaccccaatcccggcgccacagcggtcacaccggatggtcagaccccctgaccggatatgtacatatgtacagatggtagtgtaggatgactgtgattggctgagagtgtagccacacctactggcaggtcttaaaggattgctccgagccagaccaggtcattctggactggtcaacctacttgtgatatgctccagtcatttagttaataaaagccttggtttggatcaacaagtctttggttctttcaacgcgcattaTAGCGTGGCACCTTTCACTTCGTGCTGGAACTCATAGAACCTCACCTGAAGCCAGATAGACCAGACTTGCAGCTACCATTGGAGTCAGGACTTCGATTAGCTGTGGCcctgtggtggtatgccaccccttgtgagtatcaatccatcagtaccatctttggaataggcgTCAGCACAGTGTGCATGGTTGTACAGGAGGTGACTGCCACCTTGAGGAAGTTCCTTGGTAAACGcttcatctccctgccaagtggaacacgtctccaagagaccattgatggctttgcacaaaggggatacccaatgtgtactggtgccattgatgggtcacacATTCCCATTATCACACCCAGCGTGgatgctgcagcctactacaGTCACAAAGGGTGGCACTCGGTGGTTCTGCAAGCGGTGGTCGACCACAGGTTCTGGCGAGTTAAAGCCATTGATCTTTATCACCTCCCGTCTCAATGTCTATAACTTCAATGCGCTTTCCATTCatgttacagcttctcagatgtgtttgtgggTTGGCATAATGCccgagtgcttgccaactctcctctATATAGAAAGGCAGAGGACCAGGCCGGATACCTCTTCCCACGTGATGTGAGTATTCACCCTTCAAAGCTACATGTCAACGTTATGCACGCTTATTGTGTCAATGGGCAGGTGTACAAATTAATTACATTTCTGCATTGTTGTACCCACAGGAGTGGAGGTTCCAGCGCATCTTGTGGGTGATGTGGCATACCCCCTAAGaacctggctgatgaaggggttcacacagcaccgAGTACTGGATCCAgatcagtgaagatttaacaaggcccttaattctgcaaggatagtggtggaacatgcgtTTGGCCATGTAAAAGGCCACTGGAAGTGCCTGTCCAAGCGTCTGGATATCTCTACTGCCTTTGTCCCAGttgttgtgtttgcctgctgtgtactgaacaatatatgtgagattaacaaggatgaCATCCTGTCAGAGTGGACATTAGTTGAAGCAGATGGCCCTGCAACCAATAGCCCAGATTGTCACGATCAGCAGGCCCATGGCCACCAGGCCACCCATTTTGCGATTATGTCCAGCCTGTAAGGGGGAGGGGTGAATCTCAGGGGTAGCGACTGCCACTCGGGTTTGTCCCTGCCACCCAGCCCCCCAATTCCCACAActtgctcccccctccacccttccccccccccccccccccccaccaccgaatGCGGCGACATGAGCCTGCTGCCTGGCATCTTATGTGACACTGTGTTCTTGGGAAGGAACAATTGCATATAAATGAAACCTGAGACTTCAGTGcttgtcaaaaatttaataaaaattgttttccaAGAAACcttattgcttcataaatatctgaggtagataACACGATATAACAATTCAAAGTATGCACCAAACTACATGTAAACCATGGAATGGACAAAACACAGTGCAaatccactccacacttgaacaccACAGAACAAACACAAAAACGGTAAAAACAACAAACACCTCCACCCGGCACCATAGCATTTCACTGCTGAGTGTTTCAATCCTTAACGTGCTGCACAGAAAATTACACATTTCAGGGCTTTACGAACAACAAAAATGAACAGTGAGTTAGCAACATTAAGGAAGTTTAGTTGGATGCACACCTCATTCCAGCATTAAGAGgaatgaagtggggggggggaggtggaggaacctgtcctggaccccagcatctcagtCATGTCCAAGTGTCCACTACTGTGATGCACTGgtgtggaatgaaatggcatGCTGGCTGGAGGGGCTGAGTACATGGGATTAGGGAGACCATATGACTGTGGGAATGGGGACAGACAGGCCTCCATTCACGTGACCATTCTGTTGAAGATGGAAGACTGCCTGTCCATTGCGGCACTGAGTTCCTGCAGGGAAGCTGACAACCCAGTCACTGACTGGACCTGCCTATCCACTTCAGACCAGTGCAttgcttcctcctcctccctcaggTCGGCGAACAGGGCTCTTTCCTGCTCCAGCGACTCCTCTGCACGCTGGCGGTCCCCCTCTCTGTCCTCCCTGTCAAGTGCCGTCATCATCGCCTGCAGCTCCTTAGCGAGAACCTGATCCTTAGTCAGCCGCTGGTGCTTGCgtctgggaccagaggctgtgggtcaaaacaggaaaagtgcatcagTATTGGAATTATGTGCTTCTCCATACGCACAACCTCAATGCTACTGTACCTGTGTTCTGTAGTGAGAGTGCCACCTCGCCATTTCCAGGGATGGTGAACTCTGCGCTGCCTCTCTTGGGAGCATCCAAATCCATGCCAGCGGAGTCCTCCGTGGCAGCCTGCACCTCCTGGACCTGCATGACTCCTCCACCATTACTGTTGGTTGATGCCTGAGATCCCTCAGGGATGAGCTCTGGggaatcagggttctccagagcaCTGGCTACATTCAAGGGAGTAGCTGAGCAGCTAGCCCCCCAGATAGTGTGGCACTGATCAAAGTACTGCCACTCCTTGCGCCCACTGCCGCTCCTCCTGTTGTGGTCCACGACTGCATGGAATTTCTTCCTCAGGCTCTTCAGCTTTGTAACcactgttggaatataggggttaattaatcatagaaaatatgtagaatatatgcttatgtactattcattttgtatacatgaatccagtactatgtaacaatttaatatttacctcatggtgaagggaaagagtaatgtaagtaaggggcagccacagtatgtagcaaagttggctgattacagtaggtttagaattgtctgctccccaaatacaaaagagagaatatgtatgaaactatttagtaggaatgttaaggcaaaaggaggtgttgattagcacaggagccgatggccagacaagaacaaagagaatcctgacagagactgtcagaaacaaagagaatggaataactcagtaagaaggcagaaggaggtgttgagtagaacagaagaacatggccagatgaagaaataattagaaatatctggggtatgaattgatttctgatcaaaataacaggatattctggccttgaggattaagatgggagctctataccccagatatctgcagagcaggaaattacttgtgataaatcttatgcaagaaatctagcaaagaaagccaacttttgttctgtatgataatgagatccagcaaaggaagccaacttttgttctgtatgataaggttgagctatataaactgtagagacagGACAGCAGAGGTcaatcttggggaatagctcactgtgcaggtgacctatgaactaacgactgaacctgagctctgttaagctttattcttgtgctgtgtaataatctgattgttgaaccgaataccttctcctatcacttcattcaatgagcacgctggactcagacgacacatagactaaattgagggtagggtaaagccagagtccgacaatttgttgaccccgacgtgatgaagatggagaagtgacggaagagaaagagacgaaacaacggtcgattgtggtgtggagataacaacaagtggccactcaacaaaaggaggtaaagataactatgaataagattttgaaacaatatttcttgcctggtttgaggaaggattttgtaaattggtgccagacatgtcacttttgtcaggtgtggggaaacctaaccagggtcctccagtagtTCCATTGCAACCTATTcttgttgttggggaacctttcactagggttattattgtgagaaacagaagtatcttcacagaatttgcttgagacttaaattgagaacaaagaacatttattatacaacaatgcaaagttgggtgctttccctttccctgggaatacacacacatactggggctcacccaacttttatacagttcatttcagtgtagaggtaccctccccccccctaacattcttctgcctcctggataagtttggcattaggaaatcctgtctgcctatgtgctgtttctgtgaacttgggggacaagggggtatcctgtctgtgtcccatcatgtcattgtccttattcacaaacctgcctttgtccttattcacaccttcccaaccctcagggctactaactcttatatgcagaacttgctaattctatctaagcttactaattacatatgcggaacttgctgactctctctaaggctagaagactaactttactt
This genomic window from Narcine bancroftii isolate sNarBan1 chromosome 3, sNarBan1.hap1, whole genome shotgun sequence contains:
- the LOC138756706 gene encoding uncharacterized protein, producing the protein MAAKKSSNWCEAEIRLLDHLSQESQESELTETVKDGPIFEWLSGVLSAHGHSCMVTKLKSLRKKFHAVVDHNRRSGSGRKEWQYFDQCHTIWGASCSATPLNVASALENPDSPELIPEGSQASTNSNGGGVMQVQEVQAATEDSAGMDLDAPKRGSAEFTIPGNGEVALSLQNTASGPRRKHQRLTKDQVLAKELQAMMTALDREDREGDRQRAEESLEQERALFADLREEEEAMHWSEVDRQVQSVTGLSASLQELSAAMDRQSSIFNRMVT